The following proteins are co-located in the Polymorphospora rubra genome:
- a CDS encoding D-2-hydroxyacid dehydrogenase: protein MSDTTPGPHVLISENLAGMRPDLVARYPRCRFTAVPDAGPLLPDYLDAEVMLRSSMGEEMFDGILANAPKLRWVQITAAGFDWVGGELFQRRLAEGLLYTRSPHSYNVPIAEYVIASALLHARAFPALREAQDRHEWVRLVARDFIGSTMLVFGTGSIGGEVAWRARALGARAIGVNRGGGAVEGFDRVVPAGEARTVLPEADWVVLAMPLTPENRYFFDAEHFAAMKESAVLINVGRGALVVEDALVDAVTSGTISGAVLDVFEEEPLPAASRLWGLPRTMVTPHTSFRAAGNINRLYEDFCANFDRFLAGGQPVGAMRQPDLGY from the coding sequence ATGAGCGACACCACGCCGGGACCGCACGTACTGATCAGCGAGAACCTGGCCGGGATGCGGCCGGACCTCGTGGCGCGCTACCCGCGGTGCCGGTTCACCGCCGTACCCGACGCCGGGCCGCTGCTTCCCGACTACCTCGACGCCGAGGTGATGCTGCGCAGCTCCATGGGGGAGGAGATGTTCGACGGCATCCTGGCCAACGCGCCGAAGCTGCGCTGGGTGCAGATCACCGCGGCCGGCTTCGACTGGGTCGGCGGCGAACTCTTCCAGCGCCGGCTGGCCGAGGGCCTGCTGTACACCCGCTCGCCGCACTCCTACAACGTGCCGATCGCCGAGTACGTCATCGCGTCCGCGCTGCTGCACGCCCGGGCCTTCCCCGCGTTGCGGGAGGCACAGGACCGGCACGAGTGGGTGCGGCTGGTCGCCCGCGACTTCATCGGCAGCACGATGCTGGTCTTCGGCACCGGCTCGATCGGTGGTGAGGTCGCCTGGCGGGCCCGGGCGCTCGGTGCCCGGGCGATCGGCGTCAACCGCGGCGGCGGCGCCGTCGAGGGCTTCGACCGGGTGGTTCCCGCCGGCGAGGCCCGGACGGTGCTGCCGGAGGCCGACTGGGTGGTGCTGGCGATGCCGCTGACCCCGGAGAACCGCTACTTCTTCGACGCGGAGCACTTCGCGGCGATGAAGGAGTCCGCGGTCCTCATCAACGTGGGCCGGGGTGCGCTGGTCGTCGAGGACGCCCTCGTGGACGCGGTCACCAGCGGCACGATCTCGGGTGCGGTGCTCGACGTCTTCGAGGAGGAGCCGCTGCCGGCCGCCAGCCGGCTGTGGGGACTGCCCCGCACGATGGTCACCCCGCACACGTCGTTCCGGGCCGCGGGCAACATCAACCGGCTGTACGAGGACTTCTGCGCGAACTTCGACCGGTTCCTCGCCGGCGGGCAGCCGGTCGGCGCGATGCGACAGCCCGACCTCGGCTACTGA
- a CDS encoding tautomerase family protein has protein sequence MATIRVELGARDQETREAIIADLTDVMVKYGSPRESTQVILYEISMDLWAKGGIPYSKRAAAARAEGTA, from the coding sequence ATGGCCACCATCCGTGTCGAGCTCGGCGCCCGTGACCAGGAGACCCGGGAGGCGATCATCGCCGACCTGACCGACGTGATGGTCAAGTACGGTTCGCCGCGCGAGAGCACCCAGGTCATCCTGTACGAGATCTCGATGGACCTGTGGGCGAAGGGCGGGATTCCCTACAGCAAGCGCGCGGCGGCGGCGCGGGCCGAAGGGACAGCATGA